The Halarsenatibacter silvermanii DNA segment CTCTCAGGCTGCAGATAAAAAAGATGCTGAACTTCTGCCGGTAGACAGCGAACACAACGCTATTTTTCAGCTGCTGGAAGGAAAAAATAGCGGAGAGGTGCGCCGGCTGGTCCTCACAGCCTCGGGCGGGCCCTTTCACGGGTATTCCCGATCTCAACTGGCAGACGTCGATGTTGCCGAAGCTTTAGATCACCCCAACTGGGATATGGGCAGCAAAATAACCATTGACTCAGCTACCCTTATGAACAAGGGGCTTGAGGTCATTGAAGCCCGCTGGTTATTTGATTTTAACTATGATAAAATAGACGTAATGGTTCATCCTGAAAGCATTGTCCACTCTTTGATCGAGCTGACAGATAATACTTTTCAGGCTGAGCTGGGCGCTCCGGATATGAAAAAACCTATAGAATATGTGATCAGTTATCCTGACAGAAGTGAAAGTTCATCTGATTTCGATCTTTTCGGCCGCGAACTGAGTTTTAAAAAGCCTGACCGCAGCACTTTTCCCTGTCTTGATCTGGCCTATGAGAGCGGCCGCAGGGAGAAGGGATATCCCGTCGTTTTGAATGCTGCCAACGAGATGGCGGTAGCAGCCTTTTTGGATGAAAATCTCAATTTTATGAGGATACCCGCAGTGATAGAAACTATGCTGGCAGAACATGATCCGGTTGATCTCAAAACCGCCGGGGAAATTCTCGAGCTGGACCGACAGGTTCGTCAGGAAGCAAGGGAGGTAATCGCAAATTGTTAACGACTGTCATCGCTTTTATTATATTTCTGGGAATTTTAATATTTGTCCATGAGCTCGGCCATTTTTTAATGGCCCGCAGGATGGATATTCGGGTCGAAGAATTCGCCCTCGGTTTTGGACCCAAGCTTTTATCCCGCAAAAAAGGAGAGACCCGCTATTCTATCAGGATTATACCTCTGGGCGGATTTTGCAGTATGACCGGTGAGATGCCGGTGGATAAGGAAGATCTCGATCAGGAAGAGCGGGAGATATATGAGGAAGCGAGAGAGAATGAGCGCTGCTTTTTTCAGAAATCTCCTCTTAAAAGGCTGGCGGTGCTGGTAGCCGGCCCGCTCATGAATGTTGCCCTGGCCATTTTAGCCTTTGTGCTCATCTTCGGAATTTACGGAGTTCCTGTAGAACATGCTCATGATGCCGTGGTGGGTGAGATGTTTCCCGGCGAACCGGCGGCCAGGTCCGGTATCCGCGGCGGAGATGAGATCCTCGCCATCGAAGGCGAGGAGGTGAGCAGCTGGCAGGAAATGACCAACATGATACGAGAAAACCCTGGCGAAGAATTAAATATTACTCTGCAGCGGGATGAAGAAATCAAGGAGATACAGGTAACCCCGGAGCTGGACGAGGAAACCGGATATGGAATGATCGGGGTGCTGCCCCGGGTTGTCCGCGAGCGGGTGGGCCCGATAACCGCTGTGCACAGGGGGGTGGCCCAGACAGGCCAGGTCGTTGTCCTGACGGTGCGCGGCTTCATTCATATAATAAGCCAGGCCAGCACTGATGAGCTGGGCGGACCGGTAATGATAGCCTCGATAGTGGGGCAGGCTGCCCGCACCGGACCGGAAAATGTGCTCAACTGGCTGGGAATCATAAGCATAAACCTTGCTATCATTAATCTAATACCCTTTCCGGCTCTCGACGGCGGCAGAGTCATCTTCGTGCTGGCAGAGTTGATCAGCGGCAAAAAAATTCCTCAGGAAAAAGAGGGCTGGGTCCACATGGTTGGTTTTGTGCTGCTGATTCTGCTGATGATCTTCATCATCTATCAGGATATCATAACAACCTTTTTCTAAATGATGGATTGTTGAAAAATATGGATCTCCTTCTTATACGATATCCAGCAACTGATAACAAGAAGATCCAAAAATACTTGATGGTCGGGAGGACTTATCAGTGAAACTGCCCCGCATCACCCTGGTATCTCTTCTAACCGACAGCGTAACTTTAAAGCATATGCGTGTGGCCGGTTTTCATCATGCTGTGGTGGCGGCTGAAAATGCTTTTCAGCTGGCTAAGGAGCGCAATATCTGTCCCGATCTCTCCACCAAAGCAGCGCTGCTGCATGATATAGGTCATACTGACTGGGAAAAGCAGGGGGAATGGGATTTTGAATCCTATGATTATTTCGATATACATCCCATAAAGGGAGCTGAGAGGGCGCATGAGCTCCTCACTCTCAAAGGAGAACATCTCGGCAAGGCCAGAGAAATAGCTCTGGCTATTTTATTTCACAGCGGTTCCAGCCCCATAAATACCAACCTGGAGCTGACCCCCCTGCAGAAGCTGGTTATGGAAGCAGATGACCTGGATGAACAGGAAAGCGGCAGACATCATCTCACCGAGATTCCTCTAAAAGAGGCTATCGACAGGATGGAGGAGCTGGATGAAAACATCGATATACACCTAAATAGGTGTGATGAGCGCTGCTGGAACTGCGATAAACGATAGGAGGAGGAAGGATGCCCTTCAGTTCATCCGAAAAATTACCCGAAAAGTTCAAAATAGAGCGCAGGGTGAGAACGGTTGAAATAGGTGATCTCAAAATTGGTGGTGATCATCCGGTTTCTATCCAGTCCATGACCACCACCAGCACCGCTGATGTGGAAAAAACTCTGGCCCAGATCAAAAAGCTGGATGAGGCGGGCTGTGAACTGATCAGACTGGCCGTTCCCAGCAGCGAGGCCGCCCGGGCTTTAAGTTCTATCTCTTCGGCTGTCGATGTTCCGCTGATGGCCGATATTCATTTTAACCATCGGCTGGCTTTAAAGTCCCTTGAGGCCGGCATCGACGGGCTCAGAATAAACCCCGGCAACATCGGGGGAAGATCGGAAGTAAGGGAAGTGGTGAGGGCCTGTCAAAATCGCGGGGCGCCGATCAGAGTGGGCGTCAACAGCGGTTCTCTGGAGGATGAGATCAGGGAAAAACACGGAGGCCCCACGGCTGAAGCTATGGCTGAAAGCGCTGCCCGGCAGGTGGATTTTTTGCAAGAGCTGGGATTTGAGGACTATCTTGTCTCCCTCAAATCCACCGATGTCAACACCAACACGGCTGCCAATCTTATTTTCGCCCAAAAATACGACTGCCCCCTCCATATAGGGATCACCGAAGCCGGTTTTGGCCGCAGCGGAGAGATCAAATCGGCGGTGGGGATGGCCAGTCTTTTAAGCCGCGGTGTTGGAGATACGATGAGGATCTCCCTGACCGGCGATCCGGTGCGGGAGATCGAGGTTGGTCGCAAGATTCTTGCCAGTCTGGGTGAACGCAGTTTTGGGCCGGAGGTTATATCCTGCCCTACCTGCGGCAGGACCGAGATAGACATCGAAAAAATAGCCGCTGAGATAAAAAAAGCGCTGCAGAATTTTTCCAGCGAACTGAAGGTCGCTGTCATGGGCTGTTCGGTCAACGGTCCCGGCGAAGCTTCTCAGGCTGACATAGGTCTGGCCGGCGGCCGCGGCACAGGTTTGATTTTTAAAGAAGGCGAGGTAATCAAAAAAGTTCCCGAGGAGGAGATGATCAAAGCTCTTCTCCAGGAAATAAAGCAAATGGAGTGTGATTAAATCGATGAAACTTTCGGAATATTATCTTCCCACGCTCAAGGAAGAACCGGCTGATGCTCATATACCCAGCCACAGATTGATGCTCAGGTCGGGTATGATCCGCAAGCTTTCCGCCGGAGTATATAGCTATCTGCCGCTGGGTTACAGGGTTATCAAGAAAATTCAGAGTATAGTAAGAGAGGAAATGGACCGCAAGGGCTGTCAGGAGCTTTTGATGCCGGCCATGCAGACGTCTGAAATCTGGAAAGAATCCGAACGCTGGGAGGATTTTGGTCCCCTGATGATCAGATTTGAGGATCGTCAGGAGAGAGAATACTGTCTGGGCCCCACCCACGAAGAGGTGGTTGCCGACCTGATAAGAGATGAGATAAAATCCTATAAGAAGCTGCCCTATAACCTCTATCAGATCCAGACCAAGGTCAGAGACGAGATAAGGCCCCGATTTGGGCTCATGAGGGCCCGTGAATTTATCATGAAGGATGCCTACAGTCTCGATCTCGATTTTGAAGGGCTGGACGAAAGCTATCAGGATATGTATGAAGCTTACTCGCGCGTTTTTGAACGCTGCGGGCTCGATACCCGGGTTGTAGAGGCTGACACCGGCGCCATGGGCGGCAAAGATTCACATGAATTTATGGTGCTGGCCGATTCCGGCGAGGATGATCTGGCCTTCTGCACCGAATGCGAATATGCAGCCAATGTCGAGCGGGCCACTGCTGATTTTGAACTGGAAGAAAGCGCTGAAAAAGCTGAATCTCTGGAAAAAGTACATACACCGGGGGCGACCACGATCGAAGAGCTGGAATCGATGCTGGAGGTTGACTCCAGCCAGATGGTCAAGACCATGGCCTATTTTGCCGATGAAAAACCGGTCGTGGCTTTAGTGCGCGGGGATGATCAGTTAAACGAAGTAAAACTCAGAAATTATTTCGAGGCTGTGACGCTCAGACCGGCCGAGGCCGAAGAGTTCTCCGAACACTTTGGCAGTGTCGCCGGTTTTATAGGCCCTGTTGACCTCAAAGATGATGTGGAAATAGTTGCCGATCGGCGCATTCAAAACATGAGCAGTGCTGTTACCGGAGCAAATGAGCGCGATTATCATCTTATCAACGTCGAAATAGATCGCGATGTCGAAGGCCTGCGGGAATACACCGATCTAAGAGAGGTTAAAGAAGGAGATTCCTGCCCTAAATGCGGGGCCAGCCTCGAGATAAAAGCCGGTATTGAGGTCGGCCATATCTTCAAGCTGGGCACCAAATATAGCGAGAGCATGGGCGCTACATATCTCGACGAAAACGGCAGCGAAAAGCCTATAGTGATGGGCAGTTATGGCATAGGCATCTCGCGTCTGGCTGCTGCCGCAATCGAACAAAACCATGACGATAAGGGTATTGTCTGGCCGAAACCGCTGGCTCCCTTCCAGGTGGAAATTTTGGCGCTCGGAAATTCGGACGAAGTTGAAGAGGAAGCCAAAAAACTCTATCAGGAGCTGCAGGCAGAAGGAGTGGAAACTCTGCTCGATGATAGAGATGAGCGAGCCGGAGTCAAATTCAATGATGCCGAGCTGATCGGCATACCTCTGCAGGTTATAGTCGGCAGCCGTTCTCTTTCCGAGGGCAAAGTAGAGGTCGAGTTCAGAGAGAGCGGCGAGCAGTGCAATATCGATCGAGATGGTGCGGCTGAAAGACTCACGGAGATGCTGGAAGATATCTAAAGGTAGATTTTATAAATTATTTGGAGGTAGTCAGATGTCCAGAGCTTTAAAACTCCCCGGCGAGAAGAAAACTGTAAAATATATCGTGGTTGACGGCGATAAAAAAGAGATTTTGATAATGGCTCGCGATGGGGAAGACAGAGATAAATACAATTCAGATAGGCTGGAGGAAATTCGCAGCAGACTGGTTGAAATAATTGAGAAATCAGCCGTCTCAGCAAACTGGCAGATAAAAACGATCGCAAATTTGAAGCTGCAGCGGGAGATAGAATTGATCTGGCCCGAGCTGACCAAAAGTCTTCCTGAAGAGCTGGGTTTTGCCACCAGCTGGTTTGCCAGAGCCCGGCCCGAAATGGACGAAAATGGCAGGCTGATCGTCAGAAGCGAGAGCAGCCTTGCCTGTAAATCGCTTGACTGCAGGGAGCTGCGCAATTATCTCAGAAAAAAAGTCGCTCGGTACACGGGAGAGTCTCTCCAGGAGATAGATTTCAAAAACGGTGATTTTGTTCCCCGGAAAAAAAGCAGCTGCTCAGCTTCAGAAGCTGGCAGCCAGCAGAAAAGGGGCAGAAGATCTTCTGAAAAGAAAAATAATGGCCGGAAAAATAACGGCTCTTCGCGCCAGAAGAAAAAAATGGTTCTCTTCGGCAGCAGAATATCCGATAACAGGCGCACATTTTCTCTCGATGACATTCCCGAAGAGGGCAGCGCAGTTGTGGAAGGGGAGCTCTTCGAGGTAGATTCCCGTAAAACCCGCAATGGCAAGACTCTTTATATGTTCTCTATGACAGATTATATCAGTTCTTTGAAGATAAAAGTTTTTGTGAACGATGGGAGCGAATTTGCCCGCCTGCCGAAAGAGGGTGAGACCATTCGGGCAGCCGGCGAGCTTCAATATGATCGTTACAGCCGGGAGACCACCATGATGGCCGACGATATCAATCTCATTCCCGCTCAAAAACGGGAGGATAATGCCGAAGAAAAGAGAGTCGAGCTGCATCTGCATACAAAGATGAGCCAGATGGACTCGGTAATAGATGCGAAAAAAGCCGTGAAAAGAGCATCCAGCTGGGGCCATGAGGCCCTGGCTGTTACCGATCATGGCGTCGTTCAGGCCTTTCCTGATGCCTATGAAGCCGCCAGAGAGGAAGAGATCAAGCTGATAATGGGTCTGGAGGCTTATCTGGTCGATGACGGCGAGAAGATCGTGGTCAACCCCGGGGATTCCAGGCTGAATGAGCTGAGCTTTGTCATCTTCGATCTTGAGACCACCGGTCTGGAGAGCAGTCAGGATCGGATAATCGAAATAGGAGCGGTAAGAGTCGAAGATGGAGAGATAGTCGAAAGCTACTCTCAGCTGATCAACCCGGAAAGGGTTATCTCCGGCAAAATCGAGGATCTGACCGGTATCAGCAATGCTGATTTGAAAGGGGCCCCGACCGTGGACGAGGTGCTGGAGGATTTTCTGGCCTTCTGTCAGGACGCAGTTCTGGTGGCCCATAATGCGGATTTTGATTATTCTTTTTTGCGGCAGGAATGTTTGCGATCTGACTGCAGCATACCCAGAAAGCCCCTGCTGGATACGCTCGCTTTGAGCCGGGCCCTGCTGCCCGAGCTTA contains these protein-coding regions:
- the dxr gene encoding 1-deoxy-D-xylulose-5-phosphate reductoisomerase, encoding MKKLVLLGATGSIGEQTLEILAKKDDWSLLAASCCSDIEGLLEIINRFQPKYAAAISEEKAHSLEKRAKIDNLEVLAGEPGYNRLAGLAEADLVINAIMGAAGLKPTLKALRSGQRLGLANKESLVTGGSLISQAADKKDAELLPVDSEHNAIFQLLEGKNSGEVRRLVLTASGGPFHGYSRSQLADVDVAEALDHPNWDMGSKITIDSATLMNKGLEVIEARWLFDFNYDKIDVMVHPESIVHSLIELTDNTFQAELGAPDMKKPIEYVISYPDRSESSSDFDLFGRELSFKKPDRSTFPCLDLAYESGRREKGYPVVLNAANEMAVAAFLDENLNFMRIPAVIETMLAEHDPVDLKTAGEILELDRQVRQEAREVIANC
- the rseP gene encoding RIP metalloprotease RseP, producing MLTTVIAFIIFLGILIFVHELGHFLMARRMDIRVEEFALGFGPKLLSRKKGETRYSIRIIPLGGFCSMTGEMPVDKEDLDQEEREIYEEARENERCFFQKSPLKRLAVLVAGPLMNVALAILAFVLIFGIYGVPVEHAHDAVVGEMFPGEPAARSGIRGGDEILAIEGEEVSSWQEMTNMIRENPGEELNITLQRDEEIKEIQVTPELDEETGYGMIGVLPRVVRERVGPITAVHRGVAQTGQVVVLTVRGFIHIISQASTDELGGPVMIASIVGQAARTGPENVLNWLGIISINLAIINLIPFPALDGGRVIFVLAELISGKKIPQEKEGWVHMVGFVLLILLMIFIIYQDIITTFF
- a CDS encoding HD domain-containing protein; the encoded protein is MKLPRITLVSLLTDSVTLKHMRVAGFHHAVVAAENAFQLAKERNICPDLSTKAALLHDIGHTDWEKQGEWDFESYDYFDIHPIKGAERAHELLTLKGEHLGKAREIALAILFHSGSSPINTNLELTPLQKLVMEADDLDEQESGRHHLTEIPLKEAIDRMEELDENIDIHLNRCDERCWNCDKR
- the ispG gene encoding flavodoxin-dependent (E)-4-hydroxy-3-methylbut-2-enyl-diphosphate synthase, whose product is MPFSSSEKLPEKFKIERRVRTVEIGDLKIGGDHPVSIQSMTTTSTADVEKTLAQIKKLDEAGCELIRLAVPSSEAARALSSISSAVDVPLMADIHFNHRLALKSLEAGIDGLRINPGNIGGRSEVREVVRACQNRGAPIRVGVNSGSLEDEIREKHGGPTAEAMAESAARQVDFLQELGFEDYLVSLKSTDVNTNTAANLIFAQKYDCPLHIGITEAGFGRSGEIKSAVGMASLLSRGVGDTMRISLTGDPVREIEVGRKILASLGERSFGPEVISCPTCGRTEIDIEKIAAEIKKALQNFSSELKVAVMGCSVNGPGEASQADIGLAGGRGTGLIFKEGEVIKKVPEEEMIKALLQEIKQMECD
- a CDS encoding proline--tRNA ligase, yielding MKLSEYYLPTLKEEPADAHIPSHRLMLRSGMIRKLSAGVYSYLPLGYRVIKKIQSIVREEMDRKGCQELLMPAMQTSEIWKESERWEDFGPLMIRFEDRQEREYCLGPTHEEVVADLIRDEIKSYKKLPYNLYQIQTKVRDEIRPRFGLMRAREFIMKDAYSLDLDFEGLDESYQDMYEAYSRVFERCGLDTRVVEADTGAMGGKDSHEFMVLADSGEDDLAFCTECEYAANVERATADFELEESAEKAESLEKVHTPGATTIEELESMLEVDSSQMVKTMAYFADEKPVVALVRGDDQLNEVKLRNYFEAVTLRPAEAEEFSEHFGSVAGFIGPVDLKDDVEIVADRRIQNMSSAVTGANERDYHLINVEIDRDVEGLREYTDLREVKEGDSCPKCGASLEIKAGIEVGHIFKLGTKYSESMGATYLDENGSEKPIVMGSYGIGISRLAAAAIEQNHDDKGIVWPKPLAPFQVEILALGNSDEVEEEAKKLYQELQAEGVETLLDDRDERAGVKFNDAELIGIPLQVIVGSRSLSEGKVEVEFRESGEQCNIDRDGAAERLTEMLEDI